Proteins encoded within one genomic window of Mesobacillus subterraneus:
- a CDS encoding MaoC/PaaZ C-terminal domain-containing protein produces the protein MNSLAELKVGEALKEIQLEPVDRITLIKYAGASGDYNPIHTIDEEAKKAGLPGIIAHGMWTMGSLAKLFTDFYEEGFIQDYTIRFKGMVFLNDVVTLQAELAEENDNILRFHVRAINQNGNEVIKGDVLYQRYAS, from the coding sequence ATGAATAGCTTAGCAGAATTGAAAGTAGGCGAGGCCCTTAAGGAAATTCAACTGGAACCTGTCGACCGGATTACCCTGATTAAATATGCTGGTGCTTCGGGAGATTACAATCCAATCCATACAATCGATGAAGAGGCGAAAAAGGCGGGCCTGCCGGGAATCATTGCTCACGGCATGTGGACAATGGGTAGCCTGGCAAAGCTATTTACCGACTTTTATGAGGAAGGATTTATTCAGGATTATACGATTCGTTTCAAAGGTATGGTGTTCCTGAATGATGTCGTCACTCTTCAGGCAGAGCTTGCAGAGGAAAATGATAATATCCTAAGGTTCCATGTTCGAGCCATCAATCAAAATGGCAATGAAGTCATTAAGGGAGATGTCCTGTATCAACGCTATGCTTCTTAA